Proteins from a genomic interval of Spea bombifrons isolate aSpeBom1 chromosome 4, aSpeBom1.2.pri, whole genome shotgun sequence:
- the SPC24 gene encoding kinetochore protein Spc24 gives MLHEQIEEYIDVSREIIKVMVSDTAAGVLKKSLERQESMIDALLETETEASQLIRALMSVEEEVAQTLLDTEETKQKSLSKLQKIEKELQDTSEKNMSLQTSIKFLQKELEDVRAMEKEIAEIHREADEDTTVVIPSALYLAKLFHNVTKIDWDYSCDSTLIKGIHYGGDIAQPISIDSTQHSKIFICDYLWSLLSTEW, from the exons ATGTTGCACGAGCAGATAGAGGAGTACATCGACGTGAGCCGGGAGATTATCAAAGTCATGGTGTCGGATACCGCAGCGGGGGTGCTGAAGAAGAGTCTGGAGCGTCAGGAGTCCATGATCGATGCTCTCCTAGAAACCGAGACGGAGGCCTCACAGCTCATCAGAG CTCTCATGTCGGTGGAAGAAGAGGTGGCCCAGACCCTTCTGGACACGGAGGAAACGAAACAGAAAAGCTTATCCAAACTGCAGAAAATCGAGAAGGAGCTGCAGGACACGAGTGAGAAGAACATGTCCCTGCAGACCAGCATCAA atttttacaaaaagaGCTTGAAGACGTGAGGGCCATGGAGAAGGAGATTGCTGAGATTCACCGAGAAGCCGATGAAGATACCACGGTGGTCATACCGTCGGCACT gtaTTTGGCAAAACTGTTTCATAACGTAACAAAGATTGATTGGGATTACAGCTGCGACTCCACGCTCATCAAAGGCA TCCACTATGGAGGAGACATTGCTCAGCCCATCAGCATTGACAGCACCCAGCACTCCAAGATTTTCATCTGTGACTACCTGTGGAGCCTTTTGTCCACCGAATGGTGA
- the S1PR5 gene encoding sphingosine 1-phosphate receptor 5 → MDPVTHQYRLSRFYREYQNNDIISLHYNYTGKLSTSRYKGGLKAEAVVFLVVCVFIVLENLVVLLAIWRNKKFHSPMFYLLGNLTLSDLLAGVAYMVNIVMSGANTLRLTPAMWFIREGGVFITLTASIFSLLAIAIERHITMVRMKLYSGDKKGRMALLVGASWLVAILLGILPILGWNCIQNLPSCSTILPLYSKDYILVCISIFLGILITIVVLYLRIYRIVKNNSQRLGTLRKGALRKSQKYMALLKTVTIVVGTFIGCWLPLFVLLLFDVSCEVNSCSVLFKADYFLGLAMINSLLNPIIYTLTSRDIRRAILKLICFLCLATEDGETRRRFGILPILERSTSRSEKSSHKHEGLETTVSSGNGTPTPVKPLVSKTAAY, encoded by the coding sequence ATGGATCCTGTAACACACCAATATCGACTAAGTCGGTTTTACCGGGAAtatcaaaacaatgacatcatcTCCCTACACTACAACTATACAGGAAAGCTAAGCACCAGCAGATACAAGGGTGGATTAAAAGCCGAAGCGGTGGTGTTCTTGGTGGTCTGCGTCTTCATCGTTCTGGAGAACCTCGTGGTCCTCTTAGCCATCTGGCGCAACAAGAAATTCCACTCGCCCATGTTCTACCTTCTTGGGAATCTCACCCTGTCGGACCTCTTGGCCGGCGTGGCGTATATGGTGAACATTGTGATGTCCGGCGCCAACACCTTGCGCCTGACGCCTGCCATGTGGTTCATTAGGGAGGGAGGCGTCTTCATCACTTTGACCGCATCGATATTCAGTTTACTTGCTATAGCAATCGAACGGCACATCACCATGGTCCGTATGAAGCTTTACAGTGGAGATAAGAAGGGCCGAATGGCCCTGCTTGTGGGGGCGAGCTGGCTGGTCGCCATACTTCTGGGTATATTGCCAATATTGGGATGGAACTGCATCCAGAACCTCCCTTCCTGCTCCACCATCTTGCCCTTGTATTCCAAGGATTACATCCTTGTCTGCATCAGTATCTTCTTGGGCATCCTCATCACCATTGTGGTCCTTTATCTGCGGATATACCGGATAGTGAAGAACAACAGTCAGAGACTGGGCACCCTGCGAAAGGGCGCCTTGAGGAAGTCCCAAAAGTACATGGCTCTCCTCAAAACCGTGACCATCGTCGTCGGCACATTTATCGGCTGCTGGCTACCGCTTTTTGTGCTCCTCCTGTTCGATGTCTCGTGCGAGGTGAATTCTTGCTCCGTTCTATTCAAAGCGGACTACTTCCTCGGCTTGGCCATGATCAACTCGCTCCTGAACCCTATCATCTACACGCTGACCAGCCGTGACATCAGGAGGGCCATCCTTAAACTGATCTGCTTCTTGTGCCTAGCCACGGAAGACGGCGAGACCAGGCGGAGATTCGGCATCTTGCCCATCCTCGAAAGAAGCACCAGTCGGTCCGAGAAGTCATCCCACAAACACGAAGGTTTGGAGACCACGGTGTCTTCGGGAAATGGGACTCCGACCCCAGTGAAGCCCCTCGTGTCAAAAACCGCGGcgtattaa
- the KEAP1 gene encoding kelch-like ECH-associated protein 1, translating into MYATECQAEVTPSHSNGNRQFQYSLADHTNQAFHIMNELRLGHQLCDVTLRVKYNDLQADFVAHKIVLASSSPVFRAMFTNGLKECGMETVPIEGIHPKVMERLLEFAYTASISVGEKCVIHVMNGAVMYQMDSVVKACCDFLIQQLDPSNAIGIASFAEQIGCQELHQKAREYIYMNFGEVSKQEEFFNLSRCQLVNLISRDELNVRCESEVFHACINWVKYDCESRRPYIQALLRAVRCHSLTPHFLQLQLQRCEILRGDSRCQDYLSQIFKDLTLHKPTRPHQGRIPNVPQFIYVAGGYYRQSLSFLEAYNPVDGEWLSLAPLEKPRSGLAGCVVGGLLYAVGGRNNAPDCNRDADALDCYNPMNNQWSPCAAMSVPRNRVGAGVIDGQIYAVGGSHGCVHHNSVERYDPEKDEWQLVAPMKTRRIGVGVAVLNRLLYAVGGFDGTNRLSSAECYYPETDEWKDIAPMNVVRSGAGACALDTNVYAMGGYDGTDQLNSVERYDVERDSWSFVAPMNHRRSALGVTVHQGRIYVLGGYDGSTFLDGVECYDPAADAWTEVTHMMSGRSGVGVAITMEPCRKQPCGSGFTETTKDCYLHEKHIGCGFSPSRKK; encoded by the exons ATGTATGCCACGGAGTGCCAGGCAGAAGTGACGCCCTCCCATAGCAATGGCAACCGCCAGTTTCAGTACTCGTTGGCGGACCACACCAACCAGGCGTTCCACATCATGAACGAGCTCCGCTTGGGCCACCAGCTGTGCGACGTGACTCTGAGAGTCAAGTACAACGACCTGCAGGCGGACTTCGTGGCCCACAAGATCGTCTTGGCCTCCAGCAGCCCCGTCTTCCGGGCCATGTTCACCAACGGCCTGAAGGAGTGCGGCATGGAGACCGTGCCCATCGAGGGGATTCACCCCAAGGTGATGGAGCGCCTCCTGGAGTTCGCCTACACGGCCAGCATATCGGTGGGCGAGAAGTGCGTGATCCACGTGATGAACGGCGCCGTCATGTACCAGATGGACAGCGTGGTGAAGGCGTGCTGCGACTTCCTCATCCAGCAGCTCGACCCCAGCAACGCCATCGGGATCGCCAGCTTCGCCGAGCAGATCGGCTGCCAGGAGCTCCACCAGAAGGCGCGCGAGTACATCTACATGAATTTCGGAGAG GTCTCCAAACAGGAGGAGTTCTTCAATCTGAGCCGTTGCCAGCTGGTGAACCTGATCAGCCGCGACGAGCTGAACGTGCGCTGCGAGTCCGAGGTCTTCCACGCCTGCATCAACTGGGTGAAGTACGACTGCGAGAGCCGGCGGCCCTACATTCAGGCCCTCCTGCGGGCCGTGCGCTGCCACTCGCTCACCCCTCACTTCTTGCAGCTGCAGCTGCAGCGCTGCGAGATCCTGCGAGGGGACTCCCGGTGCCAGGACTACCTCTCCCAGATCTTCAAGGACCTGACGCTCCACAAGCCCACACGCCCCCACCAGGGAAGGATCCCCAACGTCCCCCAGTTCATCTACGTGGCGGGAGGCTACTACCGCCAGTCCCTTAGCTTCCTGGAGGCCTATAACCCGGTGGACGGAGAGTGGCTTAGTTTGGCACCTTTGGAGAAGCCCAGGAGCGGCCTCGCTGGATGTGTGGTGGGGGGGCTTTTGTATGCCGTGGGGGGGCGCAATAATGCCCCGGACTGCAATAGAGACGCGGACGCCCTCGACTGCTACAACCCCATGAATAACCAGTGGTCGCCCTGCGCTGCCATGAGCGTGCCCAGGAACCGGGTGGGAGCCGGCGTCATAGACGGGCAGATCTACGCTGTCGGTGGATCTCATGGCTGCGTCCATCACAACAGCGTGGAGAG GTATGATCCTGAAAAGGACGAGTGGCAGCTTGTGGCACCGATGAAGACCCGGCGGATCGGAGTGGGAGTTGCAGTCCTCAACAGGCTTTTATACGCGGTCGGGGGGTTCGATGGGACGAACAGGCTGAGCTCTGCTGAGTGCTATTACCCCGAGACGGACGAGTGGAAGGACATCGCGCCCATGAACGTCGTCCGCAGCGGGGCAG GAGCCTGCGCCCTGGATACGAACGTATACGCGATGGGTGGATATGATGGCACCGACCAGCTGAACAGCGTGGAGCGATACGACGTGGAAAGGGATTCTTGGAGCTTTGTGGCACCTATGAACCACCGTAGGAGCGCTCTTGGGGTTACCGTCCATCAGGGAAGGATCTATGTCCTTG GCGGGTACGACGGCAGCACGTTCCTGGACGGCGTCGAGTGTTACGACCCGGCCGCGGACGCCTGGACAGAAGTCACCCACATGATGTCCGGACGCAGCGGCGTCGGGGTGGCCATCACCATGGAGCCGTGCCGCAAGCAGCCGTGCGGGAGCGGCTTCACGGAGACAACGAAAGATTGCTATCTGCACGAAAAACACATCGGGTGCGGCTTCTCCCCGAGCCGCAAAAAAtaa